TAAATGCCGGAAAAACGGAGGCTGGCGACCTGCGCGCCGCTCCGTCGCGAGAAGGACTCCCCCAGCTCCTCCCCGATGAGCTTGGACAAACCGTAGGGGTCCTGCGGCCGACGCGGGTGGCCTTCGTCGACCGGGACATACTCCGGCCAGGACGGCCGAAGCGGGTAATAAAACCCATAAACGGCCAGACTCGACCCGACGACGATTTTTCTCACGGCCGCATCGCAGGCCGCCGCCAGGACGTTGTACGTCATCTCCACGTTGCGGGCGAACGTTTCCGCGTCGTCCGGCGCATCGGGAATCTTCCATGTCCCGCTCGCGGGATCGTAACCCTTCTCCGTGTAGGGGAAACGCTTCCGTGCCAGGTGAACGACCGCGTCGAATCCACTGACGAGCCTCGGCAGCGTCTCGTATCGGAGAAGATCGGCGACCACGAAGCGGCACGGCTCCCCCTCCGGCCGAGCCACGTCGAGCGCGCAAACAGCATGGCCGTGGCGCATCAATTCTCCAATGAGACACCGCCCGAGCCTTCCCGATCCGCCCGTAATCAGAACGTTCATCGCCGCTGCGAACCGCTAGCGGAGACTGCGAAACCAGCCGCTCTGCTCCAGCTCCCTCAGAAGGCCGTTGTCGATGAAATCCGCGGCCTTGGAGTCCCTGGCCTCCTTGCCCGCGGTTTTCGTGAGAATCGTACCGACGCCTTCGGCGCGCACGTACGGAACGAGGTCTCCGGAGTACCGAACCGCGTAAACCTGGTAAAGATCAGCCAGAGTTTCCGCGTCCCGAACCCTGGTGTATCTCGCCAGCACTCTCATGCTGAACTCTTTGTCCCGACGCAGCCGGTACAGCCCGGCGCAGAAAGCGCGGATGAAGCGGAGCGCGTTTTCGCGATGCGAGCGAAGATACGAGCGGGTCGCCGACAGTGGGGTATTCGGAAAAGCGATGCCGAGCTGCCCCACGTCGACCAGCTCGTTCATGCCGGCCTTGCGAGCCCGAAAGTTGCTGGGCGGGGACAGCACGGCCGCGTCCAGTGCCCCCGCCGTCAACGCGGCCAGACTCTCCGGCATTCCTCCTGTTTGAACCGCGACGACTTCCCGTCCGCGATCCAGGCCCCATTGTTTGAGCGCAGCATCCAACGCCCAGTCCGTGGAGCCGCCGAAGCGTGTCACGCCCACCTTCTTGCCGCGAATCTGCGCGGGCTGCCTGATGTCGGGCCGTGACATGATCGAAAACACCAACGCGTTCCCTGTGTTAGCGATCAAGACGAGGTCGGAGCCCTTGAGCGCGGCATTGATGACGGGGACGGAGGGCCCGTAAGCAAATGAAACCTCTCCGCTGATCATCGATTGGATCAGCAACGAGCCGCCCCCGATGTAAAGCA
Above is a genomic segment from Candidatus Zixiibacteriota bacterium containing:
- a CDS encoding NAD(P)-dependent oxidoreductase, translating into MNVLITGGSGRLGRCLIGELMRHGHAVCALDVARPEGEPCRFVVADLLRYETLPRLVSGFDAVVHLARKRFPYTEKGYDPASGTWKIPDAPDDAETFARNVEMTYNVLAAACDAAVRKIVVGSSLAVYGFYYPLRPSWPEYVPVDEGHPRRPQDPYGLSKLIGEELGESFSRRSGAQVASLRFSGIYTEDHRALLLERKKNPTIRGTGALWSYVDVRDAARACRLALEADFAGCENFNICAPVTLMDSTTPELVGRHLPHGVELREKSNTNWSGYSTRKAREMLGFEASFLFAG
- a CDS encoding ABC transporter substrate-binding protein, whose amino-acid sequence is MRTKRIVGWRGVSLILILGFVPGQRGAVQASPIRIAYSAVSGAMAPLWVAQEGGYFKREGLDTELLYIGGGSLLIQSMISGEVSFAYGPSVPVINAALKGSDLVLIANTGNALVFSIMSRPDIRQPAQIRGKKVGVTRFGGSTDWALDAALKQWGLDRGREVVAVQTGGMPESLAALTAGALDAAVLSPPSNFRARKAGMNELVDVGQLGIAFPNTPLSATRSYLRSHRENALRFIRAFCAGLYRLRRDKEFSMRVLARYTRVRDAETLADLYQVYAVRYSGDLVPYVRAEGVGTILTKTAGKEARDSKAADFIDNGLLRELEQSGWFRSLR